In the Brevundimonas mediterranea genome, GGTGGTGTAGGACAGGCGGTCGGCCGAACTCAGGGCCGTGGGGCGGGCGGAACCGGACGCGGCGCCGGACATTCCGTCAAAAGGCGTTTCCGCCAGGGCCGAGCCTGCGGCGGCCCAACCTGAAGCGGCGAGCGCAAAAACCAGCGTCGAGGCCAGACTAGCCCGGCGGAACATATTCATACGCGGCGGCCCCGTTGGCGTCACCCTGCCCGTTCTCGTCAGGCGGGGATCGTTTGGCGTTGGTCGTCAAACGACCAGCATGCCTTAAAGCGGCGCTAACCTCAACCTGAGCCGTCCAGTTTTGCTGCAAATGCGAGAAGATCGGCCCAGACCTGCCGTTTGGCCTGGGGCTGACGCAGCAGGAAGGCGGGGTGCAGGGTCGGCAGGGCGGGGGCGGACACGCCCCCTTCAGCCAGCCGCCATTCTCGCCACTGGCCGCGCATCTTCATGATCCCGTCTTCGGTCTGCAGCACCGACTTGGCCGCCGCCGCGCCCAGCAACAGGACCGCCTTGGGCTGCAGCAGGGCGAAGGCGCGTTCGACGAACGGGGCGCACACGGCCTGTTCCTGCGGGGTCGGGGTGCGATTGCCGGGCGGGCGCCAGAAGACGGTGTTGGTGATGAAGACCTTGTCGGTCAGGCCCGCCGCCGCCAGCATCCGGTCCAGCAGCTTGCCGGCCCGACCCACGAAGGGCTGGCCCAGCCGGTCCTCGTCCGCGCCGGGGCCTTCGCCGATGACCATGACGGGGGCGTTGGGATTGCCCCGCCCGAACACCGACTGGCTGGCCCCCATGCCGCGCAGGGGACAGCCCTCGAACGCCGCCACCGCCGCCGCCAGATCCTGCAGGGTCGAGGCCCCCGTCGCCAGACGCCGCGCCTCGGCCAGGGCGTCCTGGGCGCTGGGTCCGGCCAGGGGCATGACGACCGAGGCGGTGGCCTTCTGCACCGCCTTCAGGGCCGGGGGCGGGGCCAGATGGGTGTGATCGACCGGCGCATCGCCATAGCAGGCGTCCACGCCCGCATCCCGCCAGAAGGCGAGCAGGCTTTCGACTGCAGCTATGTCATGGGGTTGCGCGTTCATGTCTAAGGTACCGATAGGCCTTGACCGCCCTCGCGTCACCTTCCGATAAGCGGCATAACCATACGAACAAGCTGGATTTCAGGGGAAGACATGGCCGAAGAAGCCATCGAGGGCGGCGCAGAGAACGCCCGCCAGGAAGCGATCATCGACAATCTGCCGCCGCTGGAGGCGCTGCAGGGCGTCGAGCGCGAGGTGATGGAATACGACGTCGTCGTCGTCGGCGGCGGTCCCGCCGGCCTGTCGGCGGCCATCCGCCTGAAGCAGCGGGCGGAAAAGGACGGCAAGGAGATCACCGTCGCGGTGCTGGAAAAGGGCGCCGAGGTCGGCGGCCATATCCTGTCGGGCGCCGTGATCGATCCCAAGGCGCTGAACGAACTCTTCCCCGACTGGAAGGACCGTGGCGCGCCGCTGGAGACCCCCGTCACCAGAGACAAATTCCTTCTGCTGGGGCCGCAAGGGTCGGCGTCCCTGCCCATGCCCCTGCTGCCGCCCTTCATGCACAACCACGGCTGCTACATCGCCTCGCTGGGCAATGTCGCGCGCTGGCTCGGCGAACAGGCCGAGGCCCTGGGGGTCGAGGTCTATCCCGGCATGGCCGCCAGCCACGTCGTCTGGGAAGAGGGCACCGGCCGGGTGAAGGGCGTCGTCGCGGGGGTCTTCGGCATCGACCGCGAGGGCAAGCCGACCGGCGACTTCCAGCCGGGCATCGAACTGCACGGAAAATATGTCTTCATCGCCGAGGGCGTTCGCGGCTCCCTGGCCAAGACCATCATCGCCAAGCACAGGCTCCAGGACGGCAAGTCGCCCCAGAAATACGGCATCGGCCTGAAGGAGCTGTGGCAGGTGCCCGCCGAACAGCATCAGCCCGGCCTGGCCCAGCACACCACCGGCTGGCCGCTGGACGAACACACCGGCGGCGGCAGCTTCCTGTACCATTTCGGCGACCGCTACGTGGCCATCGGCTATGTGGTGCACCTGAACTACAAGAACCCGTTCCTGTCGCCGTTCGACGAGTTCCAGCGCTTCAAGCACCACCCGTCCATCGCTTCGCATCTGGAGGGCGGCACGCGCATCTCCTACGGCGCCCGGGCGATCACCGAGGGCGGCCTGCAGTCGATTCCGAAGCTGTCGTTCCCCGGCGGCGTCCTGATCGGCTGCTCGGCCGGCTTTGTGAACGTGCCCCGCATCAAGGGCAGCCATAATGCGATGAAGACCGGCATGCTGGCCGCCGACGCCGCCTATGACGCCGTTCAGGCCGGGCGCGGCGGCGACGAACTGGTCGAATACCAGACCGCCTTCGAAAAGAGCTGGGTCCACAAGGAGCTGTCCCTGGTCAGGAACGCCAAGCCCCTGCTGTCGAAGTTCGGCACCACCCTGGGCGGGGCGCTGGGCATGTTCGACATGTGGTGCCGCACCCTGCTGGGCGGCTGGTCGCCGATCCCGACGCTGAAGCACGACAAGACCGACGCCGCCTCGACCGAACTGGCGGTCAAGCACAAGCCCATCACCTATCCCAAGCCGGACGGGAAATTGTCGTTCGACAAGCTGTCGTCCGTCTTCATCTCCAACACCAACCACGCCGAGGACCAGCCGGCCCACCTGAAGCTGCTGGACCCGTCCAAGCCGATCCAGGTCAACCTGCCCAAATACGGCGAACCGGCCCGGCTGTACTGCCCGGCGGGCGTCTATGAGGTCGTCTATGCGGACGAGGTCGCCAAGACCGATCCGCGCTTCGTCATCAACGCCCAGAACTGCGTCCACTGCAAAACCTGCGACATCAAGGATCCGTCGCAGAACATCGTCTGGGTCACGCCCGAAGGCGGCGGCGGCCCGAACTATCCGAACATGTGACGCAACACCGGCGCTGGGGTCATAGCCAGCGCCGGATCGTCTCCATGACGACGGCCAGTCGCGCCTCGTCCAGCCGGCCGATCCTTTCGGCGGCTGAGGCTTCAATAGTGGCGATCTTCGAGGGGCGCACGACCGAAGGGGCGGGCAGCCCTGCCTCCCCGTAACGGTCCTCCAGGTCCAGATCATCGGGCCAGCGTCGGTTGGCGGCGCTGGTGATCATCACCACCCAGATCAAACCGGCCTGATCGCCGATCCCGCCTGCGGACACCACCAATCCCGGCCGATGCTGGCGGGTGTTGCGGTCGGTATAGGGAAAGGGGATGCGGACGACGTCGCCGCGTTCAAAGTCCGGCATAGGCCTTGCGGTCCGCCTCGCTGTCCCATTCCTCGAAGGTCGCAAAGGGATCGTCGGCCGCCGTTTTGCGCGCCTTTTTCAACAGAACCCGTTCTCCCTCGATCTCGTAGATCAGCTCGTCGCCGTCCTGCAGTTTCAAGGCGGCGCGCACCGGCTGGGGGATGGTGGTCTGGGCCTTGGACGTCAGGCGGCTTGTGATCATCATCGCCTCGGTAAGGATTTTCCTTACGATACGCCGTCGCCCGCCCTCGTCAACCATCTGTCCTCTTGCGGGGGCAGGGGAAACCGTGAAGGGTCGCGGCATGATCGCCTCCCGTTCGCGCCTGCTCGCCGCCTCCCTGACCGTCCTCGCCCTGGCCCTGGCCCAGGGGGCGGCGGCGCAGGACATGGGCCCCGCTTCGGCGCCCGCCAATCCGTCCGACACCCATCCGCCCGCCGTCATACTTGAACCGGACCAGGTTCAGGAGGCCGCGCCGTTCGAGGACGAACCGGAAGACGGCGCGCCCCAGACGCCCGAGGGCGATGTCCCGCCCCATATCGTCATCGCCGACGACCCGGCCGAGCCCGCCATTCCCGAGGTCTGGGCGCCGGTCCCGCTGAACGCCCAGGGCCGCAGCGCCTATGGCCTGTACCTGGCCGGCAAACTGGCCCTGATGACGGGCGAGGGGGCCAAGGGCGCCGATTGGCTGGCCCAGGCCGCGGCCCTGACGCCCGAACAGCCCCGCGTGCGCGAACAGGCCTTCACCTCGGCCCTGCTCAGCGGCGATCTGGACGTGGCGGGCCGACTGGCGCCGACCGCCGACGCCGCGCCCGCCTTCACCGAGATCGGCCGGCTGATCTCGGCCGTCCAGACCTTCGTCCACGGCGACGCCCGCGCCGCCAACGCCGCCCTGGTCGCCCGGCCCATCGCCGCGCCGCACAGCCGCGCCGGTCTGATGGTCGCGCCCTGGATCGCGGCGGCCGCCGGCGACTGGACCCGCGCCCTGGCCGCGCCTCCGGCCCAGGGCGACGTCCTGACCCTGGCCTTCGCCCGCCAGAACCGGGCCCTCCTGCTGGAGAAGCGCCGCAACTACGCCGAGGCGGAGGCCGAGCTTAAGGCCCTGTCCGACATGCCGACCATCGGCGCCCTGTTCCACCGCCCCTATGGCGAGTTCCTGGAGCGACGCGGCAAGCGGGACGAGGCCCTGGCCGTCTATCAGGCGGCGATGCAAGGCCAGCAGGTCGATCTGGCCACCGCCCGCGCCCTGGCGCGGCTTCAGGCCGGCGGCCGCGCGCCGGCGGCGCCCGACTTCCGCCAGGGCGCGGCCCAGGCCCTGACCACGGCGGCGGCCCAGGCCGTGGCCGAGCGCGGCAATGAGTTCGCGGTGGTCTATCTGCGCCTGGCCCTGAACCTGAAAGAAGACGCCGCCACCCAGATTCAGCTGGCCCAGGTGCTGGACCGGGTCGGGCTGAAGGCCGCCGCCCGCACCGCCCTGTCGCGCGTCGGGCCGGAGGATCCGGTGCTGTACGCCAACGCCCGCGCCCAACTGGCGCTGAATCTGGAAGAGGACGGTCAGTCGCAGGCCGCCCTGACCGAGCTGCGCGCCGCCGCGGCCGCCGAGCCTGACGATCCCCGTATCGCCCTGGTCATGGCCAGCCAGCTGATGCAGCTGGAGCAGTATGAGGCGGCCCTGGCCCTGTTGAGCGGCCCGCTGCTGAACACGGCGACCCAGGGCGCCCAGATCCATTTCCTGCGCGGCGCCGCCCTGGAATCCCTGGACCGCATCCCCGAGGCCGAGGCGGAGCTGTGGGCCGCGCATCTGGCCGATCCGAACAACGCCAACACCCTGAACTATCTGGGCTATCTCTGGGTGGACAAGGGGCTGCGCGTCGATCAGGGCGCGGGCCTTCTGGCCCAGGCCTACGCCATGGAGCCCGAGAACGGCAACATCCAGGACTCCCTGGGCTGGGCCCAGTTCAAACAGGGCTATTTCGACACCGCCGTCGTCACTCTGGAGGAGGCGGTCGACAAGGAGCCCGCCAATCCCGAGATCAACGACCACCTCGGCGACGCCTATTGGCGGGTGGGCCGCCAGCGCGAGGCGGTCTGGCTGTGGAACCGCGTCCTGAGCCTGGATCCCGAGCCCGAGCGCAAGGCCGAGGTCGAGCGCAAGATCGCCAACGGCCTGGACGACGCGGCGCCCGCGACCGGCGGGTCGCACTAGGCCTCATGTCCGCGCTCACGGCCCTGGCTCCGGCCAAGATCAATCTGTTCCTGCACGTCGGCCCGGTGGACGCCGATGGCTATCATCCGCTGTCCAGCCTGGTCGCCTTCGCCGATGTCGGCGACCGGGTGACGGTCGAACCGGCGGCGCGGCTGTCCCTGACCGTGACCGGCCCGTTCGGCGCGGGCCTGGCGGCCGAGGGCGACAATCTGATCCTGCGCGCCCTTCGAACCCTGGGCGAGGCGACCGGCGCAGGCGAACCGCCGCTGAGGGTCACGCTGGACAAGCGCCTGCCCATCGCCGCCGGCCTGGGCGGGGGCTCGTCCGATGCCGGGGCGACGTTGAAGCTGGCGCGTCAGGCTCTGGGGCTGGACCTCGACGATGCGACGCTGGAGGCCGTGGCGGGGGTGATCGGCGCCGACGGCCCCATGTGCCTGCGGATGCGCACCGCCTGGGCCGAGGGCCGGGGCGACGTCCTGACCGACGAGCCGCGCCTGCCGCCGCTCCACGCCGTCCTGTTCAATCCGGGCGTTCCGTCGCCCACCGGCGCCGTCTACCGGGCCTATGACGCCAGTCCGCCGCGCGCCGCCGACCGGCCTGCGCCGCCTGCCGACTGGAGCCCCGCGGCCGTCGTCGACTGGCTGGCCGGCCTCCGCAACGATCTTCAGCCGCCCGCCGAGGCCCTGACCCCGGCCATAGCCGACGGGATTCAGGCGGTGGCGGCGACGCCCGGCGTGGCCCTGGCGCGCATGTCCGGCTCGGGCGCCACCGTCTTCGGCCTGTGCCGGTCCAGCGCGGACGCGACCGCCGCCGCCGCCGCTCTGTCCGCCGCCCATCCGGCCGCCTGGGTCGCCGCAACCCGGCTCGCCGCCGCCTGAGCCATAAATCCCCAGCGCGTGTTGAAGCGCGCGGCGCCGGGCCCTATGGTCCGCCGTCCTTTTTCCAGCCCCTCCCGAGCCCGATTTGACCACCTCGACCGAGCCGCTCGCCTTCCAGGATCTGATCCTGACCCTGCACCGCTATTGGGGCGAGCAGGGCTGCGCCATTCTCCAGCCCTATGACATCGAGGTCGGGGCCGGCACGCTGCACCCCGCCACCGTGCTGCGCGCGCTCGGCTCAAAGCCGTGGAAGGCCGCCTATGTCCAGCCCAGCCGCCGCCCCGGCGACGGCCGCTATGGCGAAAACCCGAACCGCCTCCAACACTATTACCAATACCAGGTCATTCTGAAACCGAACCCGGACAATCTTCAGGAACTGTACCTGGGGTCGCTGGCGGCGATCGGGATCGATCCGAAGCTGCACGATATCCGCTTCGTCGAGGACGACTGGGAGAACCCGACCGTGGGGGCCTGGGGCCTGGGCTGGGAGGTCTGGTGCGACGGGATGGAGGTGACCCAGTTCACCTATTTCCAGGGCGTCGGCGGCATCGAGGTGGACGTCGTCTCGGGCGAGCTGACCTACGGGCTGGAGCGTCTGGCCATGTATGTCCAGGGCGTGGACAACGTCTATGATCTGAAGTTCACCAAGGAAGGCCTGACCTATGGCGAGGTCTTCCTGGAGAACGAGCGCCAACAGTCGGAAGCCAATTTCCACGGCTATGACGTGGACGGGCTGAAGCGCCGGTTCGAGGACATGGTGTCGGAGGTTTCGCGACTGCTGGACATGACCGGACCCCAGGGCCAGCCCCTGGTCCTGCCGGCCTATGACCAGGTGCTGAAGGCCAGCCACCTGTTCAACCTGATGGACGCCCGCGGCGCCATCGCCGTCGCCGAGCGCCAGAGCTACATCGGCCGCATCCGCGAACTCTGCAAAGCCTGCGCCCTCGCTTACGTTGAACAAGAGCGGAAAACCGCCTGATGCCCCAACTCCTCCTCGAAATCTTCTCCGAAGAAATCCCCGCCCGCATGCAGCAGGGCGCCGCGCGCGACCTTGAGCGCATGGTCTCCGACCGGCTCAAGGCCGCCGGCCTGACCTGGGACGCCCTGACGACCTACGCCGGGCCGCGCCGCCTGACCCTGGTCATCGACGGTCTGCCCGCCGCCACGCCCGACCGCGAGGAAGAGGTCAAGGGCCCGCGCGCCTCGGCCCCGGAACAGGCGCTGGAAGGCTTCCTGCGCAAGACCGGCCTGACCCGCGATCAACTGACCGAGCGTGACGGTGTCCTGTTCGCCGTCCTGTCGTCCAAGGGCCGGGCCACCACCGATCTGGTCGCCGAGACGGTGGACCAGGTCATCCGCACCTTCCCCTGGCCCAAGTCGATGCGCTGGGGCTCCGGAACCCTGCGCTGGGTCCGTCCGATCAAGCGCATCCTGTGCCTGTTCGACGGCAAGGTGGTCCCGTTCGAGATTGACGGGATCCCATCCGACGCGATCACCGAGGGCCACCGCTTCCTGGGCTCGGGCCAGTTGCTGAAGGTCAGCGACTTCGTCGACTACCGCACCCAGCTGGAACAGAATTTCGTGCTGCTGGACGTGGCCGACCGCAAGCTGCGCATCCTCGATCAGGCCAAGGCCGCCTGCGCCGCCAAGGGCCTGGTCCTGGTCGACGACGACGGCCTGCTGGACGAGGTGGCGGGCCTGGCCGAATGGCCGACCCCGATCCTGGGCGACATGGACCCGCAGTTCCTGGCCCTGCCGCCCGAGGTCGTGCGCCTGTCGATGAAGGTGCACCAGAAGTATTTCGCCGTCCGCGATCCGTCGAAGGACGGCCTGGCTCCCAACTTCCTGGTCGTCGCCAATGTCGAGGCGACCGACGGCGGCAAGGCCCTGGCCGCCGGCAACAGCCGCGTCCTGTCCGCCCGCCTGAACGACGCCCGCTTCTTCTGGGACGAGGACCAGAAGGTCGGCTTCGACGCCTGGAACGCCAAACTGTCCGGCGTCACCTTCCACGCCAAACTGGGCTCCTTGGCCGACCGGGTCGAACGCATCGCGGCGCTTGCCCGCGAGATCGCCCCCTTGGTCGGCGCCGACCCCGACGAAGCCGAGACCGCCGCCCGCCTGTCCAAGGCCGACCTGCTGTCGGGCATGGTCAGCGAATTCCCGGAACTGCAGGGCGTGATGGGCGGCTATTACGCCCGCCTGGCCGGCAATTCCGACGCCGTCGCCGACGCCGTCCGCGACCACTACAAGCCGCAAGGCCCCGCCGACACGGTCCCGACCGCGCCCGTCACGGTCGCCGTCGCCCTGGCCGACAAGCTGGACACCCTGGTCGGCTTCTTCGCCATCGACGAAAAGCCCACGGGGTCTAAGGATCCGTTCGCGCTCCGGAGAGCGGCGTTGGGGGTGATCCGGTTGGTGCTGGAGAATGGGGTGCGGGCATCTCTGGGCGCGCTATTAGCGGCTTTTGTGAACTCGGTTCTCCGCGCTCATGAAATGCACAAACTGTCAGACTGGCTTGTCGATTTAAACGAGACGCCAAGTCTCGATGGATTGAAACGGCTCGCCAGCGCTACCGCTCGCTTAGGTTACGTGGCCGGATTTGCCGGGCTTACAAATGAAGAAGCTGCTCTGGTTGCTCGATCAGATAGCATTGTTGCTCAAGAATATTTCAAAGATGCTGCTTGGATTGATCGTCTCGACACCTACTTGGTTTGGCGAGGGCTCGAAGATGATCTCTCTCGCTATCCAGATGATGAGTTCGTGGAGAGCCGCACACGAGACTGGACAGGTTTTGATCTCGAACTTCAAGCTTGGGTTCAGGGCTTAGTCGGCGATTTGGTCGCCTTCTTCGCCGATCGCCTGACCGTCCTCCTCCGCGACCAGGGCCAGCGCCACGACCTCGTCGCCGCGGTCTTCGCCCTGGGCGACGACGACCTCGTCCGCATCGTGCGCCGGGTCGAGGCCCTGGCCGCCTTCCTCGCCACCGACGACGGGGCCAATCTCCTGGCCGGCTACAAGCGCGCCTCCAACATCCTCCGCGCGGAGGAGAAGAAGGGACCGGTTCCGACCGGCATGGTCCAGACCGGCCTGCCGAACCAGCCCGAGCCCGAGACCGTCCTGGCCTTCGCCGTCGGCGCCGCCCGCACCGCCGTCGAGGCCGCGCTGGAGACCGAGGACTTCGCCGCCGCCATGACCGCCCTGGCCCGTCTGCGCGCGCCGGTGGACCGGTTCTTCGAGGACGTGCTGGTCAACTCCGACGTGCCCGCCGAACGCGACAACCGCCTGAAACTGCTGGGCCAGGTGCGCGACGTGATGGGCCAGGTCGCGGACTTCGGCCAGATCGCCGGCTGATCTCCCGTCTCCTCTCCGCTGTGCGGGGAGGAGACGACGACTCGGGCGGGGTGAAGGCCGCGAAGGCCTTGCCCTCTCAATTCCGCCTGTCCGGTTCCAGGGATTCCAATGGCTTGCAACAATCTTGCCCACCTGATCCCGGCGCCCTCCAAAACCATGCGATCCTGGTTTCGCCTCCGGCCCGGGGGCGGGGCAGGGGGATTTCAGACTAATTAGACTCTTTAGACGGTGTTTTTTCGACGCCGAGTCTGAATCCGGACGACTCGACCGCCCTGTCGGCGCCCCGGCGACCGCTGTTTTCCGCCCACAGGCGCATCCGACCCCCAAGGAAACCGGTTTCGTGCTCACGCTTTGTTACATGCGCCATGGTCAAGCCGGTTTCGCCACGCTAGTCATGCCGCGTGCGAGCGGGGCGAACCCGCCGGACCTTATACAAAGCTCAGGGACTGCAAGATGACTCAGTGGGTGTACGGCTTCGGCGGAGGCTCCGCCGACGGCGATGCGTCGATGAAGAACCTTCTCGGCGGAAAGGGCGCCAATCTGGCGGAAATGTCTTCGCTGGGTCTGCCCGTCCCGCCGGGCTTCACCATCACCACAGAGGTCTGCACCCACTATTACGCCAACGGCGAGACCTATCCCGCCGATCTGGAAGCCCAGGTGAAGACCGCCCTGGACAAGGTCGAGGCGATCGTCGGCAAGACCTTCGGCGACGTGAACAATCCCCTGCTGGTCTCGGTCCGTTCGGGCGCCCGCGCCTCGATGCCGGGCATGATGGACACGGTGCTGAACCTGGGCCTGAACGACCAGACGGTCGAGGGTCTGGCCAGGCTGTCGGGCGACCGGCGCTTCGCCTTCGACAGCTACCGCCGCTTCATCACCATGTATTCGAACGTGGTGCTGGGCCTCAGCCACGACGATTTCGAGGAGGTGCTGGACGCCCACAAGGACCGGCTGGGCGTCAGCGTCGACACCGACCTGAAGGCCGAGGACTGGGAGCGGGTCGTCGAGGACTACAAGGCCGTGGTCGAACGCGAACTGGGCCATCCCTTCCCGCAGGACCCGCGCGACCAGATGTGGGGCGCGGTCGGCGCCGTCTTCGCCAGCTGGATGAACGAGCGGGCCAAATTCTATCGCCGCATGCACGACATCCCCGAAAGCTGGGGCACGGCCGTCAGCGTCCAGTCGATGGTGTTCGGCAATATGGGCGAGACCTCGGCCACCGGCGTGGCCTTCACCCGCAACCCCTCGACCGGCGAGGCGCGGCTGTATGGCGAGTTCCTGATCAACGCCCAGGGTGAAGACGTGGTCGCGGGCATCCGCACGCCGCAAAGCCTGACCAAGATCGGCCGCGAGGAGATGGGCGAGACCGCCCCCTCGATGGAAGAGGCCATGCCCGAGGTGTTCGGCCAGTTCGTCGAGGTGGTGAACAAGCTGGAGAGCCATTACCGCGACATGCAGGACATCGAGTTCACGGTCGAACAGGGCCGGCTCTGGATGCTGCAGACCCGCAACGGCAAGCGCACCGCCAAGTCGGCGCTGAAGGTCGCCGTCGATCTGGCGGCCGAGGGTGTGATCACCCAGGAGGAAGCCATCAGCCGGGTTGAGCCCTCCGCGCTCGATCAACTGCTGCACCCGACCCTGGACCCCGAGGCCGCCCGCACCGTGGTCGCCGCCGGCCTGCCCGCCTCGCCCGGCGCGGCGACAGGCAAGATCGTGTTCGACGCCGACGAGGCCGAGCGCCTGGCCGGTCTGGGCGAGGCGGTCATCCTGGTGCGCGAGGAGACGAGCCCCGAGGACATCCACGGCATGCACGCCGCCCGCGGCATCGTCACGGCGCGCGGCGGCATGACCAGCCACGCCGCCGTGGTGGCGCGCGGCATGGGCCGGGCCTGCGTCTCCGGCGCCGGGGAGATCCATATCGACGAGGCCAAGGGCGTCTTCACCGCCCGCGGCCGCACCTTCAAGGCCGGCGAGATCATCACCATCGACGGGTCGAAGGGCGAGGTGCTGGACGGCGCCGTGGCCATGATCGAGCCGGAACTGACCGGCGACTT is a window encoding:
- the ppdK gene encoding pyruvate, phosphate dikinase, which translates into the protein MTQWVYGFGGGSADGDASMKNLLGGKGANLAEMSSLGLPVPPGFTITTEVCTHYYANGETYPADLEAQVKTALDKVEAIVGKTFGDVNNPLLVSVRSGARASMPGMMDTVLNLGLNDQTVEGLARLSGDRRFAFDSYRRFITMYSNVVLGLSHDDFEEVLDAHKDRLGVSVDTDLKAEDWERVVEDYKAVVERELGHPFPQDPRDQMWGAVGAVFASWMNERAKFYRRMHDIPESWGTAVSVQSMVFGNMGETSATGVAFTRNPSTGEARLYGEFLINAQGEDVVAGIRTPQSLTKIGREEMGETAPSMEEAMPEVFGQFVEVVNKLESHYRDMQDIEFTVEQGRLWMLQTRNGKRTAKSALKVAVDLAAEGVITQEEAISRVEPSALDQLLHPTLDPEAARTVVAAGLPASPGAATGKIVFDADEAERLAGLGEAVILVREETSPEDIHGMHAARGIVTARGGMTSHAAVVARGMGRACVSGAGEIHIDEAKGVFTARGRTFKAGEIITIDGSKGEVLDGAVAMIEPELTGDFQTLMAWADKVRRLKVRANAETPLDAKTARGFGAEGIGLCRTEHMFFDDTRIAAVREMILADDEAGRRTALAKIAPFQKSDFVELFEIMTGLPVTVRLLDPPLHEFIPHTDEDIDALAASSGIDAEKLKRRAKELHETNPMLGHRGCRLGVAYPEIYEMQVRAVLEAALEVKKTSGQAPIPEIMHPLVALGLEMKYLRELTDRTAKAVFADAGDSVEYLVGTMIELPRAAIRAGDLAEYAQFFSFGTNDLTQTTFGISRDDSGRFLQAYLDKGIFETDPFVRLDQDGVGGLIEIAAERGRAVRPDVKLGICGEHGGDPSSIAFCEKAGLDYVSCSPYRVPIARLAAAQAALNVEREKDR